From Vitis vinifera cultivar Pinot Noir 40024 chromosome 3, ASM3070453v1, the proteins below share one genomic window:
- the LOC100246890 gene encoding putative pectinesterase 11, protein MGFAVAAMKMVHRGYIVVLLVELLVFCSFMASSATSSNDMSTAILIRVDQSGNGDYGKIQDAIDAVPSNNSQLYFILVKPGTYREKIVVPADKPFITLSGTQASTTIITWGDGGEIFESPTLSILASDFVGRYLTIQNTFGTSSKAVAVRVSGDRAAFYNCRILSYQDTLLDDAGRHYYRNCYIEGATDFICGSAASLFEKCHLHSLSEGNGAITAQQRGSTSENNGFTFLGCKITGVGTPYLGRPWGPYSRVVFVLSFMSSVVQPQGWDDWGDSNKQSTVYYGEYKCYGPGANRTERVEWSRSLSSDEAVPFLTKEMIGGQGWLRPAPTYFMRGSSVITMNTDGKN, encoded by the exons ATGGGTTTTGCTGTTGCGGCAATGAAGATGGTTCATCGTGGTTATATTGTTGTCCTTTTGGTTGAACTGCTTGTTTTCTGTTCTTTCATGGCTTCCTCCGCCACAAGCTCGAATGACATGTCTACTGCCATTCTCATAAGGGTTGACCAGTCTGGAAATGGAGATTATGGCAAGATTCAAGACGCCATTGATGCTGTTCCATCTAATAACTCACAGCTTTATTTCATCTTGGTCAAGCCAGGAACATACAG AGAAAAGATTGTTGTGCCTGCTGACAAGCCCTTCATAACATTGAGTGGCACACAGGCCTCTACTACCATAATAACATGGGGTGATGGAGGGGAGATATTTGAGTCTCCAACACTCTCCATATTGGCTTCTGATTTTGTTGGAAGATATCTCACAATTCAG AATACATTTGGGACAAGCAGCAAAGCTGTTGCAGTAAGGGTATCGGGCGACAGAGCTGCATTCTACAACTGCAGGATCCTGTCTTATCAGGACACTCTCCTGGATGATGCTGGAAGACATTACTACAGAAACTGCTACATTGAAGGAGCCACTGATTTCATCTGTGGAAGTGCTGCTTCTCTCTTTGAA AAGTGTCACCTGCATTCACTCTCTGAAGGAAATGGAGCCATCACTGCCCAACAAAGAGGGTCTACTTCAGAGAACAATGGCTTTACCTTCTTGGGCTGCAAGATCACAGGCGTTGGAACTCCTTACCTTGGAAGGCCATGGGGTCCTTACTCTAGGGTGGTGTTTGTTCTATCCTTCATGTCCAGTGTGGTACAGCCACAGGGATGGGATGACTGGGGAGACTCCAACAAGCAAAG CACAGTATACTATGGCGAATACAAGTGTTATGGTCCTGGTGCCAATAGAACGGAAAGAGTTGAATGGTCGCGGAGCCTATCAAGCGATGAAGCCGTACCCTTCCTGACGAAGGAGATGATAGGAGGGCAGGGCTGGCTTAGACCTGCACCAACCTACTTCATGAGAGGCTCTAGTGTTATCACCATGAATACTGATGGAAAAAACTAG